One window of the Acinonyx jubatus isolate Ajub_Pintada_27869175 chromosome A2, VMU_Ajub_asm_v1.0, whole genome shotgun sequence genome contains the following:
- the TMEM196 gene encoding transmembrane protein 196 isoform X5 has translation MILFSACCICGLIGGILNFQFLRAVTKKTSSLYPLHLASMSLACIGIGGCTLSSWLTCRLASYEQRRMFSEREHSLHHSHEMAEKRLRAIEITDLPSCPVVPPTPELPTRK, from the exons ATGATCCTTTTTTCTGCCTGCTGCATCTGTGGACTCATTGGGGGCATCCTGAACTTTCAGTTCCTGCGGGCAGTGACAAAGAAGACCTCTTCCCTCTATCCTCTGCATCTCGCCTCCATGTCTCTCGCGTGCATTGGGATTGGTGGCTGCACCCTGTCTTCCTGGCTCACGTGTCGACTAGCCAGCTACGAGCAGAGGAGGATGTTCTCTGAAAGGGAGCATTCGCTGCACCACTCTCATGAAATGGCCGAGAAA aGATTGAGGGCTATTGAAATAACCGACTTGCCCAGCTGCCCGGTGGTGCCCCCGACACCAGAGTTACCTACAAG GAAATGA